From the genome of Pseudanabaena sp. FACHB-2040, one region includes:
- a CDS encoding AI-2E family transporter: MDSSGFDPQRVWRYLNNARLIRYLLLFALAWASVQLLAYFETVIVVFVFAAILAFLLNYPVRWATRLMPRWVAVMVVFLLSLVILGALVATLGLTMLSQAQQLLEQAPQLLEDAIALLNQAQVFFSSQNIPIDFTTLEAPLREQALGMIGLGFATLQGFLFRFVDLILIAVVAFFMLLEGRQLWNFGVNLLPPGQQENLTTAIQANFLGFFWGRLLLSIFFGVSAFLVFVLLGVPYPLVLAAIAGVFDLIPGIGATLGISLVCLIILPQGIFLSLKVLVGCILLQQVEENLLMPRIMQGSINMNPVVMFFALLVGARIAGLVGVFLSIPIAGVLISLLNIEAFRGSKDN; encoded by the coding sequence ATGGATAGCTCAGGATTTGACCCCCAGCGGGTATGGCGCTACCTGAATAATGCTCGCTTGATTCGCTATCTGCTGCTGTTTGCTCTGGCCTGGGCCTCGGTGCAGCTACTGGCCTATTTTGAAACGGTCATCGTCGTTTTTGTCTTTGCCGCTATTCTGGCCTTTTTGCTCAACTACCCAGTGCGGTGGGCGACCCGGCTGATGCCGCGCTGGGTGGCTGTCATGGTCGTCTTTCTGCTGAGCCTAGTGATATTGGGCGCTCTGGTGGCAACCCTAGGGCTGACGATGCTCTCCCAGGCTCAGCAGCTCTTAGAGCAGGCTCCTCAACTGCTAGAAGATGCGATCGCACTGCTCAATCAAGCCCAAGTCTTTTTCAGTAGTCAGAACATTCCCATTGATTTCACGACCCTAGAAGCGCCGCTGCGAGAACAGGCCCTAGGAATGATTGGCCTAGGCTTTGCTACCCTACAGGGGTTTCTCTTCCGGTTTGTTGATCTGATCCTGATTGCGGTGGTGGCTTTCTTTATGCTGCTAGAAGGTAGGCAGCTTTGGAACTTTGGCGTGAATCTTTTGCCTCCCGGACAACAAGAGAACCTAACGACCGCTATTCAAGCTAACTTTCTGGGCTTCTTTTGGGGGCGACTGCTGCTCTCGATTTTCTTTGGAGTGTCGGCCTTTTTGGTCTTTGTGCTGTTGGGGGTGCCCTATCCGCTGGTGCTAGCTGCGATCGCAGGCGTATTTGATTTGATTCCTGGCATTGGGGCCACCTTGGGCATTAGCTTGGTTTGCCTGATCATTTTGCCTCAGGGTATTTTCCTCAGCCTTAAAGTGCTCGTCGGCTGCATTTTGCTGCAGCAGGTCGAAGAAAACCTGCTTATGCCTCGAATCATGCAGGGCTCAATCAACATGAATCCAGTAGTGATGTTTTTTGCCCTGCTGGTAGGAGCCAGAATTGCCGGATTGGTAGGCGTCTTTCTCTCTATTCCGATTGCCGGAGTTTTAATCAGCCTGTTGAATATCGAAGCCTTTCGAGGGTCCAAAGACAATTAA
- the ubiG gene encoding bifunctional 2-polyprenyl-6-hydroxyphenol methylase/3-demethylubiquinol 3-O-methyltransferase UbiG, with translation MAVKKNDLKFYDLNAERWWNEDADIYALYHLNKPRFEFFNRYVESWQGLKVLDVGCGGGFSCEFMAAMGVHAYGLDQSQKCIEAAQNHARIGGYEIDYRSGLAENMPYADSAFDVVICVDVLEHVQEVPNVISEIFRVLKPNGLFFFDTINRTFKSRFVMIWLMENILGEIQKGVHDWDKFITPEELTQLLQKSGFRDLEFKGFDLFGEALRLNLASYLEYKRTNTIKVAINEDISINYIGKAIKCVP, from the coding sequence ATGGCTGTTAAGAAAAACGATCTCAAATTTTATGACCTAAACGCCGAGCGCTGGTGGAACGAAGATGCCGACATCTACGCTCTTTACCACTTAAACAAGCCTCGGTTTGAATTCTTCAACCGCTATGTTGAAAGCTGGCAAGGGCTAAAAGTCTTGGATGTAGGGTGTGGCGGTGGATTCTCCTGCGAGTTCATGGCAGCGATGGGTGTGCATGCCTATGGCCTTGACCAGTCTCAAAAATGTATTGAGGCCGCACAAAACCACGCTCGGATAGGTGGCTATGAAATCGACTACCGCTCGGGCCTAGCCGAAAATATGCCCTATGCAGACAGTGCATTTGACGTGGTTATTTGTGTTGATGTTTTAGAACATGTGCAGGAAGTGCCTAACGTCATATCAGAAATTTTTAGAGTGCTAAAACCCAATGGCTTATTTTTCTTTGACACCATCAATCGCACCTTTAAGTCTAGGTTTGTGATGATTTGGCTGATGGAGAATATTTTAGGAGAGATTCAAAAAGGCGTTCATGACTGGGATAAGTTTATTACGCCCGAAGAACTCACTCAATTACTGCAGAAAAGCGGTTTTCGCGATTTGGAGTTTAAGGGATTTGACCTTTTTGGAGAAGCTCTGCGGCTGAATTTGGCAAGCTATTTGGAATACAAAAGAACAAACACTATAAAAGTTGCTATTAACGAGGATATTTCTATTAATTACATTGGCAAAGCGATTAAATGTGTGCCTTAG
- a CDS encoding methyltransferase domain-containing protein yields MQPRKRLSLLLAGVSIVGLSVAGCNSGRDFEAETAPSPTQAQLDQTAPAVDPTADPDRGPDVVYVPTPQPVVEEMLRIADVQADDVVYDLGSGDGRIVITAAQQVGARGIGIDIDPQRIREANENAEQAGVTDLVEFRQEDLFQTDFSEATVVTLYLLPELNLQLRPRLLEELQPGTRIVSHAFDMGDWEPDEVVRVGSQTIYYWVVPENAQAKLQ; encoded by the coding sequence ATGCAACCCCGCAAACGCCTGTCCCTGCTGTTAGCTGGCGTCAGCATTGTTGGCCTGAGTGTGGCCGGATGCAACTCTGGGCGCGATTTTGAGGCAGAAACAGCCCCAAGCCCGACCCAGGCTCAGCTGGATCAGACCGCCCCAGCCGTAGATCCGACTGCCGACCCCGATCGAGGCCCGGACGTGGTCTATGTGCCCACGCCCCAGCCCGTGGTTGAGGAAATGCTGCGCATTGCCGATGTGCAGGCAGACGATGTGGTCTATGATTTGGGCAGCGGCGACGGTCGGATTGTGATCACAGCGGCTCAACAAGTGGGAGCTCGCGGCATCGGCATTGACATCGATCCCCAGCGCATCCGAGAGGCCAACGAAAATGCTGAGCAGGCAGGCGTTACCGATTTAGTTGAGTTTCGTCAAGAAGACCTGTTTCAAACAGACTTTAGCGAGGCCACGGTGGTTACACTCTACCTGCTGCCCGAGCTGAACCTGCAGCTGCGGCCCCGCTTGCTGGAAGAGCTGCAGCCGGGCACGCGGATTGTTTCCCACGCCTTTGATATGGGTGACTGGGAACCAGATGAGGTGGTGCGGGTTGGGTCTCAAACGATTTACTACTGGGTAGTTCCTGAAAATGCTCAGGCTAAGCTGCAGTAG
- a CDS encoding mechanosensitive ion channel family protein — translation MISRVKTRRCWWRWLGFALGLGLVLIVQLPWSQALGTSPEAVPVPVVEEVAPAEGLFFADVVVRNQPVFQIGGLSDLSATERAQIVNRRIASVLAQNRNQTVRTVTVQPDPVRGIATLQVNNRVLMTVTQQDSQDFNLPIEELAQRWSEQLTQAFEQPPLAIDVGQRLYSTVRQFQRDVIDQLPALIGAVLVVVMTWLLAVSVRHLMMTGAQHWEVDHNSKALVSRLGYGAVWVVGSIVALGVLGLDFGTLVGTLGLTSVAIGFSLRDVLSNYFSGVVLLASRPFRLGDQIVLNDYEGTVTQIQLRATTIKTYDGRTVFIPNQEVFNSSIVNNTTATVRRSAFMVGIDFGADINQVKQIMREAVLATIGVEPDPPPEILVRELGASAVKIEVRVWVNSRRLSFLESTSRAAQAVKEALQQAGIGMPTEIYTVKLQAPLADVADSADGQIALALPLSAASRQASNSSTSESSTPRSQEDHDQL, via the coding sequence ATGATTTCCAGAGTCAAAACCCGACGGTGCTGGTGGCGTTGGCTGGGATTTGCTCTGGGTTTGGGGCTAGTCCTAATAGTTCAACTGCCCTGGAGCCAAGCTCTAGGGACATCCCCAGAAGCTGTGCCTGTGCCCGTGGTAGAAGAGGTTGCTCCTGCAGAGGGGCTATTTTTTGCAGATGTGGTAGTGCGAAACCAGCCTGTTTTTCAAATTGGGGGTCTCTCTGATCTGAGCGCTACAGAACGGGCTCAGATCGTCAATCGCCGCATCGCCAGCGTGTTAGCTCAGAATCGGAATCAAACGGTGCGAACGGTGACGGTGCAGCCTGATCCAGTGCGGGGAATCGCTACGCTGCAGGTCAATAACCGGGTTTTGATGACGGTAACTCAGCAAGATTCCCAGGACTTTAACTTACCAATCGAGGAACTTGCCCAGCGGTGGTCTGAGCAGCTAACTCAAGCCTTTGAGCAGCCGCCTTTGGCGATTGACGTGGGCCAGCGACTCTACTCCACCGTGCGGCAGTTTCAGCGCGATGTGATTGATCAACTCCCGGCTCTAATCGGGGCGGTGCTGGTGGTGGTAATGACCTGGCTGCTGGCGGTCAGTGTGCGGCATCTGATGATGACCGGAGCGCAGCACTGGGAGGTTGATCACAACTCCAAGGCACTGGTCAGCCGCTTAGGCTATGGGGCTGTCTGGGTAGTGGGCTCAATCGTAGCGCTGGGAGTACTGGGATTGGATTTTGGCACACTAGTAGGCACCTTAGGCCTGACTAGCGTAGCCATTGGCTTTAGCCTGCGAGACGTGCTGAGCAACTATTTTTCGGGCGTTGTATTGCTGGCCTCGCGGCCCTTTCGGTTGGGCGATCAGATTGTGCTCAATGACTATGAGGGCACCGTTACTCAGATCCAGCTGCGGGCAACCACGATTAAAACTTACGATGGCCGCACAGTCTTTATTCCTAACCAGGAAGTTTTTAATAGCAGCATTGTCAACAACACGACGGCTACGGTTCGTCGCAGTGCCTTTATGGTGGGCATTGATTTTGGGGCTGATATCAATCAGGTCAAGCAGATCATGCGAGAGGCGGTGCTAGCCACGATTGGAGTTGAGCCCGATCCGCCGCCGGAAATTTTGGTGCGAGAGCTGGGGGCCAGTGCCGTCAAGATTGAGGTGCGGGTCTGGGTCAATTCGCGGCGGCTGTCGTTTTTAGAAAGTACGTCGCGGGCTGCCCAAGCGGTAAAGGAGGCTCTGCAGCAGGCTGGAATTGGGATGCCCACAGAAATTTACACCGTCAAGCTGCAGGCTCCCTTGGCGGATGTAGCTGATTCGGCTGATGGCCAAATCGCTCTGGCGCTGCCGCTATCTGCCGCTTCCCGGCAGGCGAGCAACTCCTCTACTTCGGAAAGCAGCACACCTCGTTCCCAGGAGGACCATGATCAGCTTTAA
- a CDS encoding amino acid permease: MRQPSSVEVGKPQLHLPGAIALIVGIVIGAGIFETPSLVADNIGSTQGVIGVWLLGGLISFLGALCYAELATTYPHVGGNYYYLQRAFGQPLATLFAWARMTVIQTGSIALLAFVFGDYASQLLPLVGYSPSIYAALAIVLLTGLNILGLRHSGRAQTWLTSALILGLLLVIVIGLALAPAATPAATVSFGQAPAWGLALVFVLLSYGGWNEAAYISAEIAPPRRNIVRSLLWSIGIITSIYLLVNLAYLRGLGVVGMANSDAVGAELLRRTVGEPGAMLISLLVVLATLGSINATIFTGARTNYALGQDVSPLSFLGKWQPGPGAPTAAYVLQAAIALALVGLGTFTRQGFETMVDYTAPVFWFFFLLSTASLIILRSRDPNRLRPFQVPFYPAVPLLFCAVCVYLLYSSLAYTGVGALLGVAVLGLGLPLLHRDFSRPLRR, from the coding sequence CTGCGGCAGCCTTCATCCGTGGAGGTTGGCAAGCCTCAGCTGCATTTGCCCGGTGCGATCGCATTAATCGTCGGCATTGTTATCGGTGCTGGCATCTTTGAAACGCCGTCGCTAGTAGCTGACAACATTGGCAGCACTCAGGGCGTGATCGGGGTTTGGCTATTGGGGGGTTTAATCTCGTTCTTAGGAGCCCTATGCTACGCCGAGCTAGCCACCACCTATCCCCATGTTGGCGGCAACTACTACTACCTGCAGCGGGCCTTTGGTCAGCCGCTGGCGACCCTGTTTGCTTGGGCTCGCATGACTGTGATCCAAACGGGGTCGATTGCGCTGCTGGCCTTTGTTTTTGGTGACTACGCTTCTCAACTGCTGCCCTTGGTTGGGTACTCGCCCTCGATCTATGCAGCGCTGGCGATTGTGCTGCTGACAGGGCTAAACATTCTGGGGCTGCGGCACAGCGGGCGGGCACAGACTTGGCTCACCTCAGCGCTTATCCTTGGCCTGCTACTGGTCATCGTGATTGGCTTGGCCTTGGCCCCGGCAGCAACTCCGGCGGCGACAGTCTCCTTTGGGCAAGCGCCTGCTTGGGGTCTGGCCCTGGTTTTTGTGCTGCTGTCTTACGGCGGCTGGAATGAGGCTGCCTATATCTCGGCTGAGATTGCCCCGCCTCGGCGCAACATAGTGCGATCGCTGCTGTGGAGCATCGGCATTATTACCAGCATTTACCTGCTGGTCAACCTGGCCTACCTGCGCGGACTGGGAGTGGTTGGCATGGCTAATTCCGATGCGGTGGGGGCAGAACTGCTGCGGCGCACCGTAGGCGAACCGGGTGCGATGCTGATTAGCCTGTTGGTGGTGCTGGCCACCCTAGGGTCGATCAACGCCACGATCTTTACCGGAGCCCGCACCAACTATGCGCTAGGGCAAGACGTTTCGCCCCTAAGCTTTTTAGGAAAATGGCAGCCTGGGCCTGGTGCGCCCACGGCAGCCTACGTTTTGCAGGCTGCGATCGCACTGGCCCTGGTCGGTCTAGGCACCTTCACCCGCCAGGGATTTGAAACCATGGTGGACTATACCGCCCCAGTGTTCTGGTTTTTCTTTTTGCTCAGCACTGCCTCTTTAATCATTCTGCGATCGCGCGATCCCAATCGGCTGCGGCCCTTTCAGGTGCCTTTTTACCCGGCGGTGCCCCTGCTGTTTTGCGCGGTATGTGTCTATCTGCTCTACTCCAGTCTGGCCTACACGGGCGTAGGGGCCCTACTAGGCGTGGCTGTGTTGGGGCTGGGCCTGCCGCTGCTGCATCGTGATTTTTCTCGGCCGTTGCGGCGCTAG
- a CDS encoding fasciclin domain-containing protein, giving the protein MRKPIKTLLGMTIGLLALPVIAACDTPTAETPTQTPTATAPEVEQPPAVTPAEGTGTSDTANRTIAEITSFDNSFSTLNTAIEAAGLEDTLNGDGPYTVFAPTNEAFEAIPAATRERLLAPENQDALVQVLSYHVLAQDLPASQIQAGEVETISGQSLNVEVDSGTQAVNVNNARVVQPDVQASNGVIHVVDQVILPPGFTL; this is encoded by the coding sequence TTGCGTAAACCCATTAAGACTCTTTTGGGCATGACCATTGGCCTGCTAGCGCTGCCCGTGATTGCTGCCTGCGATACCCCCACAGCCGAAACCCCCACGCAGACTCCTACCGCAACTGCCCCTGAAGTTGAACAACCGCCTGCTGTTACGCCTGCCGAAGGCACCGGCACTAGCGATACCGCTAACCGCACCATTGCCGAAATCACGTCCTTCGACAACTCTTTCTCTACCCTAAACACTGCCATCGAAGCGGCTGGTTTAGAAGACACCCTCAATGGCGACGGTCCCTACACAGTCTTCGCGCCCACAAACGAGGCTTTTGAAGCCATCCCTGCAGCTACCCGCGAGCGGCTGTTAGCCCCTGAAAACCAAGATGCCTTGGTGCAGGTTTTGTCTTACCACGTGCTGGCTCAAGATCTGCCTGCAAGCCAAATCCAAGCTGGTGAGGTCGAAACCATTTCTGGTCAGTCTTTAAACGTTGAAGTTGACTCAGGGACTCAAGCAGTTAACGTTAACAACGCCCGCGTAGTTCAGCCCGATGTTCAGGCCAGTAATGGCGTGATCCACGTCGTAGATCAAGTCATTCTGCCCCCTGGCTTTACTCTGTAG
- a CDS encoding YhjD/YihY/BrkB family envelope integrity protein, with protein sequence MISFKRARRLVKGTVAEWRSHEVSLLASSLAYSTVFTLAPLAIIVIMIVGAIFGEATAQEQLVAQLEELVGAEGAGLLGTAIANRRDQTGEGVGNFSLLSTQTIPPVKPDN encoded by the coding sequence ATGATCAGCTTTAAAAGGGCTCGTCGCTTAGTTAAAGGCACGGTGGCTGAGTGGAGATCTCACGAGGTGTCTTTGCTGGCCTCCTCTCTGGCCTATTCCACTGTGTTTACCCTGGCTCCACTGGCGATCATCGTGATTATGATCGTGGGCGCAATTTTTGGTGAAGCAACTGCCCAAGAGCAGCTTGTGGCTCAGCTAGAAGAGCTGGTGGGGGCCGAAGGGGCGGGATTGCTGGGCACTGCGATCGCAAACCGGCGCGACCAAACCGGCGAGGGGGTCGGCAATTTTTCTTTGTTGTCCACTCAGACGATCCCACCCGTTAAGCCCGATAATTAA